In Pelosinus sp. UFO1, one genomic interval encodes:
- the purC gene encoding phosphoribosylaminoimidazolesuccinocarboxamide synthase produces the protein MEKQPLYEGKAKRIFATDVADELLVYYKDDATAFNGLKKGTIESKGVLNNKITTFFFNLLGKNGIPHHFIRFVSEREQLVKALKILPVEVVVRNIAAGSLAKRIGWEEGKKLPAPIVEMYYKNDDLGDPLINQYHIKVLELATEEQVKQLEEYALKINEILTSYLQEKKIELIDFKLEFGTHKGQVLLGDEISPDTCRFWDSETGEKLDKDRFRRDLGNVEDAYKEILFRLTGEKA, from the coding sequence ATGGAAAAACAACCATTATACGAAGGAAAAGCGAAAAGAATATTTGCTACTGATGTGGCAGATGAATTATTGGTCTATTACAAGGATGATGCAACTGCTTTTAACGGTTTGAAAAAAGGAACAATTGAAAGTAAGGGCGTACTAAATAATAAAATTACTACATTTTTCTTTAATTTATTAGGTAAGAATGGAATACCTCATCATTTTATTCGTTTCGTAAGTGAACGAGAACAATTAGTAAAGGCATTGAAAATTTTACCAGTGGAAGTAGTAGTGCGTAATATTGCAGCTGGCAGTTTGGCAAAACGGATTGGCTGGGAAGAAGGTAAAAAACTCCCTGCACCAATTGTTGAAATGTATTATAAAAATGATGATCTTGGAGATCCTCTAATTAACCAATACCATATTAAAGTTCTCGAATTGGCTACGGAAGAGCAAGTAAAACAATTGGAAGAATACGCTCTTAAAATTAATGAAATTTTGACTAGTTATTTGCAAGAAAAGAAAATAGAGTTGATTGACTTTAAACTGGAATTTGGTACTCATAAAGGCCAAGTGCTTTTGGGAGATGAGATTTCTCCAGATACTTGCCGTTTTTGGGATAGTGAAACAGGAGAAAAATTGGATAAGGATAGATTCCGTCGTGACCTTGGCAACGTAGAAGATGCCTATAAGGAAATATTGTTCCGCTTAACAGGAGAAAAAGCATGA
- the trxA gene encoding thioredoxin, whose product MEIIEITKENFKQEVLKSQLPVLLDFWGPRCIPCKRLMPIFEELAAEYDGKIKFCKVDTSENRSLTHQFNVMSIPTLHFYKAGNIMKTIRGAVSREEIEEHLKALLD is encoded by the coding sequence ATGGAAATCATTGAAATTACAAAGGAAAACTTTAAACAAGAAGTATTGAAAAGCCAACTACCAGTATTGCTGGATTTTTGGGGTCCAAGATGTATTCCCTGCAAAAGATTAATGCCTATATTCGAAGAGTTAGCAGCAGAATATGACGGTAAAATAAAATTTTGTAAGGTAGATACTTCAGAAAATCGCAGTCTTACTCACCAATTTAACGTAATGAGCATACCTACTCTCCACTTTTATAAAGCAGGCAATATTATGAAAACCATTCGAGGTGCGGTAAGTCGAGAAGAAATTGAAGAACATCTTAAGGCACTTCTAGATTAA
- the thiF gene encoding sulfur carrier protein ThiS adenylyltransferase ThiF, which translates to MTVKYRNLFEKALGMALGENNLEKIQQITVGIGGAGGLGSNCAVNLVRSGFSNFVIVDFDTIESSNLNRQFYFYNQIGKSKVTTLRENLLAINPAIQVQILQERIEEHNVAAMFKDCHIIVEAFDQANYKKMIVEEYLQSEKFIVSASGIAGYADSDEIKTHKIRENLYVVGDLSSAVGKELPPCAPRVSIAAAKQANLILQFVLNNL; encoded by the coding sequence ATGACAGTAAAATATAGAAATTTATTTGAAAAAGCATTAGGTATGGCTCTAGGAGAGAACAATTTAGAAAAGATCCAACAAATTACGGTAGGTATTGGAGGAGCTGGGGGACTAGGTTCCAACTGCGCAGTGAATTTAGTGCGCAGTGGTTTTAGCAATTTTGTAATTGTAGACTTTGATACAATTGAGTCTTCTAATCTTAATAGGCAGTTTTATTTTTACAATCAAATTGGTAAATCTAAGGTAACGACCTTAAGGGAGAACTTACTGGCAATTAATCCTGCTATACAAGTCCAAATCTTGCAGGAACGAATCGAGGAACACAATGTTGCTGCCATGTTTAAGGATTGCCATATTATTGTTGAAGCCTTTGATCAAGCAAACTATAAGAAAATGATTGTAGAAGAATACCTACAGTCTGAAAAGTTTATTGTGTCTGCTTCTGGTATCGCCGGCTATGCTGATAGTGATGAAATAAAAACTCATAAGATTAGAGAAAATTTATATGTTGTCGGTGATTTATCCTCTGCTGTTGGCAAGGAGTTGCCGCCTTGTGCTCCTAGAGTTAGTATTGCGGCAGCAAAACAGGCAAATCTTATTTTACAATTTGTGTTAAATAACCTCTAA
- the thiC gene encoding phosphomethylpyrimidine synthase ThiC: protein MTYTTQMDAAKKGIVTKEMNLVAAKENMDVKKLMDLVAQGKIAIPANKNHTSLQAAGVGEGLSTKINVNLGVSEDCCDIEQEICKVKKAIELKADAIMDLSCFGKTREFRRRLIEFSPAMIGTVPMYDAVGFLDKELKNITAEEFLSVVERHAEDGVDFMTIHAGLNRETAGKVKLEKRLTNIVSRGGSLLFAWMELNNQENPFYEHYDRVLDICAKYDVTISLGDACRPGCINDATDAAQIQELIVLGELTKRAWAKNVQVIVEGPGHMPLNQITGNVMLQKKLCHGAPFYVLGPLVTDVAPGYDHITSAIGGAIAAAAGADFLCYVTPAEHLRLPTMEDMKEGIVAARIAAHAADIAKGVSGAKDWDNQMSQARADIDFDKMIELSIDPEKSGRYRKESLPEHSDTCTMCGKMCAMKTMKKILNGEEVDI, encoded by the coding sequence ATGACATATACGACACAGATGGATGCAGCAAAAAAAGGAATTGTAACAAAAGAAATGAACTTAGTAGCTGCTAAGGAAAACATGGATGTAAAAAAACTCATGGATTTAGTGGCGCAAGGAAAGATTGCTATACCAGCTAACAAAAATCATACATCTTTGCAAGCGGCAGGTGTTGGGGAAGGCCTTAGTACAAAAATTAATGTCAACTTAGGTGTATCAGAGGATTGCTGTGATATTGAGCAAGAAATCTGCAAAGTAAAGAAAGCCATCGAACTAAAGGCTGATGCCATTATGGATTTAAGTTGTTTTGGTAAAACCAGGGAATTTCGTCGCAGATTAATCGAGTTTTCACCTGCGATGATTGGTACGGTTCCTATGTATGATGCTGTTGGCTTTTTAGATAAGGAATTAAAAAATATTACAGCAGAGGAATTCTTATCCGTTGTTGAGAGACATGCAGAAGACGGTGTAGATTTTATGACTATCCATGCTGGACTCAATCGAGAAACAGCAGGTAAGGTTAAGTTAGAGAAAAGGTTAACTAATATTGTATCTAGAGGTGGGTCGTTGCTTTTTGCTTGGATGGAACTTAACAATCAAGAAAATCCTTTCTACGAACACTATGACCGAGTGTTAGATATTTGTGCTAAATATGACGTCACTATTAGTTTGGGAGATGCCTGTAGACCAGGTTGCATAAATGATGCGACCGATGCAGCGCAAATTCAAGAATTGATTGTATTAGGAGAATTAACAAAAAGGGCTTGGGCAAAAAATGTGCAAGTGATTGTTGAAGGTCCTGGTCATATGCCGTTGAATCAGATTACAGGTAATGTAATGTTGCAGAAGAAGTTGTGCCATGGTGCGCCTTTTTACGTCTTGGGACCCCTCGTTACAGACGTTGCACCTGGCTATGACCATATTACCAGTGCGATTGGGGGAGCGATCGCCGCTGCCGCTGGAGCCGATTTTCTATGCTATGTAACGCCAGCAGAACATTTACGTCTGCCAACGATGGAAGATATGAAGGAAGGTATTGTTGCCGCTAGAATCGCTGCTCATGCTGCTGATATTGCCAAAGGAGTATCAGGGGCTAAAGATTGGGATAATCAGATGAGCCAAGCTCGTGCCGATATTGATTTTGATAAAATGATTGAACTATCCATTGATCCAGAAAAATCAGGAAGATATCGTAAAGAGTCATTACCTGAACACAGTGATACCTGCACCATGTGTGGCAAAATGTGCGCCATGAAAACTATGAAAAAAATATTAAATGGAGAAGAAGTAGACATCTAA
- the trxB gene encoding thioredoxin-disulfide reductase has translation MQSYDVIIIGAGPAGLTSALYSARSKLDTLYIEGLGIGGQVATTEEVENYPGFSQGINGFELSTQMEEQAQRFGAKNLIAKVHSLEAKDKYHIVKTTKGTFVSKTIIIASGATPRYLNCPGENTFRSRGVSYCATCDGAFFEGANIVVVGGGNAAVEEACYLTRFADKVTIIHRRNALRATKLIQERALTNPKIELIWNTVIEEILGEETVKKVILKNLETEQRIELPIDGVFIYVGNEPNTHFVKNLIELTEEGYIKTDDFMRTNIPGVYAVGDVRHKLLRQVVTAVSDGAIAAYHAEKYIEEYFPESMENNFRR, from the coding sequence ATGCAATCCTATGATGTCATCATCATTGGTGCTGGGCCTGCTGGCTTAACCTCGGCCTTATACAGTGCCAGAAGTAAGTTAGATACACTATATATTGAAGGCCTAGGAATAGGTGGCCAAGTAGCAACTACTGAGGAAGTTGAAAACTATCCTGGATTTTCCCAAGGCATAAATGGCTTTGAACTATCAACGCAAATGGAAGAACAAGCCCAACGATTCGGAGCAAAGAATTTAATCGCTAAAGTACATTCCTTGGAAGCAAAGGATAAATACCATATTGTCAAAACCACAAAAGGGACTTTCGTTAGTAAAACAATAATTATTGCTTCCGGCGCCACTCCAAGGTACCTGAATTGTCCTGGCGAAAACACCTTTCGGTCGCGAGGTGTTTCTTACTGCGCTACTTGTGATGGTGCTTTTTTTGAAGGCGCTAATATAGTTGTTGTGGGTGGTGGGAACGCCGCAGTGGAAGAAGCATGTTATCTAACAAGATTTGCCGATAAGGTAACTATCATCCACAGAAGAAATGCCTTGCGTGCTACAAAGCTTATTCAAGAAAGAGCATTGACAAATCCCAAGATAGAACTTATCTGGAATACGGTGATTGAGGAAATTTTAGGCGAAGAAACTGTAAAAAAAGTAATCCTTAAAAACCTGGAAACAGAGCAACGAATCGAACTGCCCATTGACGGCGTATTTATTTATGTTGGGAATGAGCCAAATACTCATTTTGTAAAAAACCTTATTGAACTCACAGAGGAAGGTTATATCAAAACGGATGATTTTATGCGCACCAATATCCCAGGAGTTTACGCGGTTGGTGATGTGAGGCATAAGCTGTTACGACAGGTAGTTACCGCAGTAAGCGACGGAGCAATTGCCGCCTACCATGCGGAAAAATATATAGAAGAATATTTTCCTGAGTCTATGGAAAACAACTTTAGGAGGTAA
- the thiE gene encoding thiamine phosphate synthase translates to MDRNYSLPNDLYCITAEDFSLGRSNIEVVKQWIDAGIKVIQYREKDKSMKLKYQECKIIRRLTKEAGVFFIVNDDIDLAMMVQADGVHIGQDDFPLEAVRELVGDMMIGISTHSPQQAQEAVASGADYIGVGPIFKTSTKKNVCQPVGLEYLDYVVKNIPIPFVAIGGITESNVAEVVKTGAKCIAMVTEITKAHDMGDKIHKVRTIIKSMGENIQ, encoded by the coding sequence ATGGATAGGAATTATTCCTTACCCAATGATTTATACTGTATTACAGCGGAAGACTTTTCCTTAGGTCGAAGCAATATTGAAGTAGTAAAACAATGGATTGATGCTGGTATTAAAGTCATTCAATACCGCGAAAAAGATAAAAGTATGAAATTGAAATATCAAGAGTGTAAAATCATTCGAAGGTTAACAAAAGAAGCGGGCGTATTTTTTATTGTTAATGATGATATTGATTTGGCAATGATGGTGCAAGCTGACGGAGTACATATTGGACAAGATGATTTTCCTCTTGAGGCAGTGAGAGAATTGGTGGGTGATATGATGATTGGTATATCAACTCATTCGCCCCAGCAAGCCCAAGAGGCTGTTGCTTCAGGCGCCGACTATATTGGGGTAGGGCCAATTTTTAAAACTTCCACAAAAAAGAATGTATGCCAGCCAGTTGGACTAGAATACTTAGATTATGTAGTTAAGAATATACCCATTCCCTTTGTTGCTATTGGGGGGATAACAGAAAGTAACGTAGCAGAGGTTGTTAAAACGGGAGCAAAATGTATTGCTATGGTTACAGAAATAACGAAAGCTCATGATATGGGCGATAAGATTCATAAGGTTAGAACAATAATAAAAAGTATGGGAGAGAATATACAATGA
- the thiH gene encoding 2-iminoacetate synthase ThiH codes for MSFYDEYWQYAKGNIEEVFQNTTSEDVVKILGKERLTAKDFLALLSPKAEEHLESMAQKANQLTVQNFGRVILLYTPMYLSDYCTNQCTYCGFNITNTFTRKQLTMEEVEKEAKNIAASGIQHILILTGDAPVRAGVSYMEDCVQILKNYFSSIAIEVYALTKEEYAKLGEAGVESMTMYQETYNPIIYDKLHVKGPKKDYHFRLDAPERACQAGLRSVNIGALLGLDDWRRDGFFTGLHANYLQNKYPDVEVSISLPRIRPTMGACETGSSVNDKNMVQFMTAFRLFMPRAGMPLSTRESAEFRNYAIKLGITKMSAGVNTAVGGHIEVQENAGQFAVSDTRSVKEMSKAILQLGYQPVFKDWQAI; via the coding sequence ATGAGCTTTTATGATGAGTATTGGCAATATGCTAAAGGCAATATAGAAGAAGTATTCCAAAATACAACCTCTGAAGATGTTGTAAAGATTCTTGGGAAAGAGCGGTTAACAGCAAAGGATTTTTTAGCATTATTATCTCCTAAAGCGGAAGAACATTTAGAATCAATGGCCCAAAAGGCAAATCAGTTGACCGTACAAAATTTCGGGCGTGTCATTTTATTGTACACACCTATGTATTTATCTGATTACTGTACAAATCAATGCACCTATTGTGGTTTTAATATAACCAATACGTTTACCCGTAAGCAATTGACCATGGAAGAAGTAGAAAAAGAAGCCAAAAATATTGCGGCTTCCGGCATCCAACATATTTTAATTCTAACAGGAGATGCTCCAGTAAGAGCTGGCGTCTCTTATATGGAAGATTGTGTTCAGATCTTAAAAAACTACTTTTCCTCCATTGCGATTGAGGTCTATGCCTTAACAAAAGAGGAGTACGCCAAACTTGGAGAAGCTGGCGTAGAGAGCATGACAATGTATCAGGAAACCTACAATCCAATCATCTATGACAAACTCCATGTGAAAGGGCCTAAGAAGGATTATCACTTCCGCCTTGATGCACCAGAGAGGGCTTGTCAGGCTGGTTTGCGCTCTGTAAATATTGGAGCTTTGCTCGGGCTTGATGATTGGCGAAGAGATGGATTCTTTACGGGCTTGCATGCTAACTACTTGCAAAATAAATATCCAGATGTAGAGGTCAGTATATCACTACCTCGGATACGTCCTACTATGGGGGCTTGCGAAACGGGAAGCAGCGTGAACGATAAGAATATGGTTCAATTTATGACCGCTTTTCGATTATTTATGCCTAGGGCGGGGATGCCTTTATCGACTAGAGAAAGTGCAGAATTTCGGAACTACGCTATTAAATTAGGGATTACGAAAATGTCTGCAGGAGTCAATACTGCAGTAGGGGGACATATTGAGGTTCAGGAAAACGCAGGACAATTTGCCGTTTCTGATACACGGAGTGTGAAGGAGATGTCTAAGGCCATTCTGCAATTAGGTTATCAACCTGTATTTAAGGATTGGCAAGCTATATGA
- the purE gene encoding 5-(carboxyamino)imidazole ribonucleotide mutase — MKVAIIMGSDSDWSIVEPASQLLTEFGIATEVVVASAHRTPDKVHTFATEARDRGVEVIIAAAGAAAHLPGVIAAYTTLPVIGIPINSTCLNGLDALLSIVQMPAGIPVATMAVNGAKNAAIFAVQIMAGKHAQLAEKLNENRKKMAEEVEGKAARLSTKLLG; from the coding sequence GTGAAAGTAGCTATTATTATGGGTAGTGATTCTGATTGGTCTATTGTAGAGCCAGCAAGCCAATTATTAACTGAATTTGGCATAGCAACAGAAGTTGTTGTGGCTTCGGCCCACCGTACACCAGATAAAGTTCATACCTTTGCAACAGAAGCACGAGATCGAGGTGTAGAAGTTATTATTGCAGCAGCGGGGGCAGCGGCTCATTTACCAGGGGTGATTGCAGCTTACACAACATTGCCTGTTATTGGTATCCCCATAAACAGCACTTGTTTAAATGGTCTTGATGCACTTCTTAGTATTGTACAAATGCCTGCGGGAATTCCAGTTGCTACTATGGCTGTCAATGGTGCTAAAAATGCCGCAATTTTTGCAGTTCAGATCATGGCAGGAAAACATGCTCAGCTGGCTGAGAAATTGAATGAAAATCGTAAAAAGATGGCAGAAGAAGTAGAAGGAAAAGCTGCAAGACTTTCAACAAAATTATTAGGTTAA
- a CDS encoding NCS2 family permease — protein MLEKLFKLSERNTNVQTEVMAGITTFMTMAYILFVNPSILGSAGMDKNAVLLATAIGSAAVTIMMGLFVNYPIALAPGMGLNAFYAFTVVIGMGISWQVALGAVFISGIIFLLLTVTKIRQLLVEGMPNSLKHAITVGIGLFITIIGLKLSGIMNIRLSLIPPTLEKIVAAKGNGSPLSFETIIEMGKLADKEILLAIFGLVLISVLIARKVKGAMLLGIIINTLVGIAMGIVKVPTGFVPVAMPDFTNNAFFALDIPGAISMGLTTIIFTFTFVELFDTMGTLVGTTSKAGLMDKDGKIPGIGKAMLVDATGVSLGALLGTSTITAFVESAAGVGAGGRTGLTAVVCGGMFLLALFFTPIVGLIPDAATAPALIIVGSLMMESVKHIDFADFTEAMPAFMTIVMMPFTYSIANGISFGLVLFPLLKLITGRGREVHWIVYILAVLVVVRLGFLA, from the coding sequence ATGTTAGAAAAATTATTTAAATTAAGTGAACGTAATACCAATGTACAGACAGAGGTAATGGCTGGTATTACTACATTTATGACCATGGCCTATATTTTATTTGTAAATCCTAGCATCTTAGGATCCGCCGGAATGGATAAGAATGCAGTATTACTAGCCACTGCAATCGGTTCAGCAGCAGTTACTATTATGATGGGGCTATTTGTTAATTACCCGATTGCCTTAGCACCTGGTATGGGCTTGAATGCTTTTTATGCTTTTACAGTAGTTATCGGCATGGGGATTTCTTGGCAAGTCGCTTTAGGGGCTGTATTCATATCTGGTATTATTTTCTTGCTCTTAACAGTAACTAAAATTCGCCAACTTTTAGTTGAAGGTATGCCTAATTCTCTAAAACACGCGATTACCGTAGGGATTGGTCTTTTTATTACAATTATCGGTTTAAAACTGTCAGGTATTATGAATATTCGCTTATCCTTGATCCCGCCTACCTTAGAGAAAATCGTGGCTGCAAAAGGAAATGGCTCACCACTGTCTTTCGAAACAATTATTGAAATGGGCAAACTCGCAGATAAAGAAATATTGCTCGCAATATTTGGTCTTGTTTTGATTAGCGTTTTAATAGCGCGTAAAGTCAAGGGCGCTATGTTACTTGGTATTATAATTAATACTCTTGTTGGTATTGCTATGGGTATTGTAAAGGTTCCAACCGGATTCGTACCTGTAGCCATGCCTGATTTTACTAACAATGCTTTCTTTGCTCTTGATATTCCAGGAGCTATCAGCATGGGTTTAACAACAATTATCTTTACCTTTACCTTCGTTGAATTGTTTGACACTATGGGAACTTTAGTAGGGACAACGAGCAAGGCTGGCCTAATGGACAAGGATGGAAAAATCCCTGGAATTGGCAAGGCAATGTTGGTTGATGCTACGGGGGTAAGCCTTGGTGCTTTACTAGGGACAAGCACAATTACTGCCTTTGTTGAAAGTGCCGCCGGTGTAGGTGCAGGTGGTCGTACAGGACTGACTGCTGTTGTCTGTGGAGGAATGTTCCTTCTTGCTCTCTTCTTTACTCCGATCGTTGGTTTGATTCCTGATGCAGCTACAGCTCCTGCTCTGATTATTGTAGGTTCCTTAATGATGGAAAGTGTAAAACATATTGATTTTGCTGATTTTACAGAAGCTATGCCAGCTTTTATGACAATTGTTATGATGCCTTTTACTTATAGTATTGCAAATGGTATTTCTTTTGGTTTGGTTTTGTTTCCTTTATTAAAATTAATTACGGGTCGCGGTCGCGAAGTACATTGGATTGTATACATTTTAGCAGTTCTAGTTGTTGTACGTTTAGGATTTTTGGCTTAG
- a CDS encoding TerC family protein, translating to MEYVLLLLSIIMINILLSGDNALVIALASRNLPIEQQKKAMLWGSIGAIVLRVALTFIAVFILNIPYLQALGGFMLLWIAIKLVADQKGPTFLEGKKNLWDTIKTIIAADFVMSLDNVIAIAGVAKGKISLLIIGLAISIPIIIWGSKFVAMLMRKWPMIILIGAFFLGWTAGEMIFSDKRIVLVVSQYLWMDKIFSGICGLLVVFIGKRKRSKKDKSRK from the coding sequence ATGGAATATGTCTTACTTTTACTCAGCATTATTATGATCAATATTCTGCTTAGTGGTGATAACGCGTTGGTAATTGCGTTGGCGAGCCGCAACCTGCCAATCGAACAACAAAAAAAAGCAATGCTGTGGGGAAGTATTGGTGCGATTGTTCTCAGAGTTGCGTTAACCTTTATTGCGGTATTTATACTTAACATACCCTATTTACAAGCCCTTGGTGGATTTATGCTGCTTTGGATCGCAATCAAACTTGTGGCTGATCAAAAGGGACCTACTTTTTTAGAGGGCAAGAAAAATTTATGGGATACGATTAAGACGATCATAGCCGCAGACTTTGTCATGAGTCTTGATAATGTTATTGCTATCGCAGGCGTAGCGAAAGGGAAGATTAGTTTATTGATAATTGGACTAGCAATTAGCATTCCAATTATTATATGGGGAAGTAAGTTTGTGGCAATGCTAATGCGAAAGTGGCCGATGATCATACTGATCGGTGCATTTTTTTTAGGGTGGACGGCTGGTGAGATGATTTTCTCTGACAAAAGAATAGTTCTGGTAGTGAGTCAGTATTTGTGGATGGATAAAATTTTTTCTGGGATTTGTGGCTTACTTGTTGTCTTTATTGGTAAAAGAAAGAGATCTAAAAAAGATAAAAGTAGAAAATAA
- the purF gene encoding amidophosphoribosyltransferase, translated as MTNQVLDIDKMQEECGVFGIYSRKENVALNAYWGLYALQHRGQESAGIAVTNGSWMDVSRGMGLVGEVFRHQLPNLPDQNISIGHVRYSTTGSSSLMNTQPLMVKYSGGHISLAHNGNLTNALVLREKMEAQGSIFQTTIDSEVIVNLIARSRKATLEEKIVESLSQIEGAYCLVIMTEEKLIGVRDPHGLRPLCIGKLNDGYVISSESCALDTVGAEFIRDVEPGEMVVIDDKGLRSQQFGKSNGQALCVFEYIYFARPDSVIDGQSVYQARFEMGRELARQSGLKADIVISVPDSGTTAALGFSHESGILFAEGLIKNRYIGRTFIQPDQKSRDLSVKIKLNAVRSVVQGKSVIMVDDSIVRGTTSGKIVRMIREAGATAVHMCVSSPPIMYPCYYGIDTSVRKELIAASKMIEEIREFIGADSLHYLSMEGLANSLSQVKYKEMCYACFNSKYPGDMPCEQPCGGSKYVFEEGHV; from the coding sequence ATGACAAACCAAGTCCTGGATATCGATAAAATGCAGGAAGAATGCGGAGTATTTGGTATATACTCCCGTAAAGAAAATGTAGCATTAAATGCTTACTGGGGTTTATATGCGTTGCAGCACCGAGGGCAAGAAAGTGCAGGGATAGCTGTAACCAATGGGTCTTGGATGGATGTTTCCCGAGGAATGGGGTTGGTTGGCGAAGTATTTCGTCACCAATTGCCTAATCTTCCAGATCAGAATATTTCCATCGGACATGTACGTTACTCGACTACCGGTTCCAGCTCATTGATGAATACCCAGCCGCTTATGGTAAAGTATTCAGGTGGACATATTAGCTTGGCTCATAACGGAAATCTGACCAATGCGTTAGTGTTAAGAGAAAAAATGGAAGCACAGGGCAGTATCTTTCAAACCACCATTGATAGTGAAGTAATTGTCAACTTAATTGCTCGTTCCCGAAAAGCAACATTAGAAGAAAAAATTGTAGAAAGTTTATCGCAAATTGAAGGTGCTTATTGTTTAGTCATCATGACAGAAGAAAAATTAATTGGTGTTAGGGATCCTCATGGTTTGCGTCCCTTGTGTATTGGTAAGTTAAACGATGGTTATGTCATTTCTTCTGAATCCTGTGCCCTTGATACTGTTGGAGCAGAGTTTATCAGGGATGTTGAACCAGGTGAAATGGTTGTAATTGATGATAAAGGTCTGCGGTCTCAGCAATTTGGCAAGAGTAACGGGCAAGCATTGTGTGTATTTGAATATATTTATTTTGCACGTCCTGACAGTGTAATTGATGGACAAAGTGTGTACCAAGCTAGATTTGAAATGGGTAGAGAATTGGCACGTCAGAGTGGTCTTAAGGCCGATATTGTTATTTCTGTGCCTGACTCTGGTACGACTGCTGCCCTTGGTTTTAGTCATGAATCTGGAATTCTTTTTGCCGAAGGATTGATAAAAAATCGATATATCGGTCGTACTTTTATTCAACCAGATCAAAAATCCCGCGATTTGAGTGTAAAAATCAAATTAAATGCAGTAAGATCCGTGGTTCAAGGGAAATCCGTTATTATGGTCGATGACTCCATTGTACGGGGTACTACAAGTGGGAAGATTGTGCGTATGATTCGTGAAGCAGGGGCTACTGCTGTTCATATGTGTGTCAGCTCCCCGCCAATTATGTATCCTTGCTACTACGGAATTGATACCTCTGTGCGCAAGGAATTGATTGCTGCTTCTAAAATGATAGAGGAAATCAGAGAATTTATCGGCGCTGATTCACTGCATTATTTATCAATGGAAGGATTGGCGAATTCTCTTAGTCAGGTAAAATATAAAGAAATGTGCTATGCCTGCTTTAACTCAAAGTATCCAGGCGATATGCCTTGTGAACAACCTTGTGGCGGCAGCAAATACGTTTTTGAGGAGGGCCATGTATGA